The window AACTTGCATTagggcagaagggaggggctCCTGCCTGGGAGTGAGCAGAGGTCACTGATCTGACCTGACTTTGTCACTTGAGCAATCTGATCTCCTCCATGTGTTGGCTTTGAGTGAGGAGGCCTTGGGAGGAGGGGGCTCTCTGGTTCAGAGACAGACTCCACAAGCCAACAGCAGTGgatggaggaagagacagagctggCCTTTCCTGTCATAGTCAGGTGGTCCCAGCTGCGTTTTGGGGGCCCATCAGCCTAGCCTGTCCAAGGACCCTTGCCTGCCTGAGTGCCTGAACTTGACTTGGTTTACCCCCTTCCGCCTCAGTGTCTGCCCTGTGGTATAGCACCCTCTATCTAAGGGTCTGATTTCACCAACTGACCACAATCAGCCTGTCACATTCCTCCCAGCCTTGAACTCCACACATCCCAGAGATGCCTGGAACGCAGACAAGACCCCAGCAGAAGAAATACAAGCCGGGCAGCACACCTCCCATGTGCTAGGAGGGACAGGGGCACTGGACATCGGCTCCAGAGTCCTTTATTTGTTCACTTAGGCTTTGGGCATAGCACTGCCCAATGCGGTAGGCCCACTGGATCTAGTTCCTTTGGACTGAGATACCCTGAGGGCTTCTGATTCTGGAAGGAGAGGAGCTGGGGGCTGAGAATATATGCCCTTAATGGAGGCTCCACCCCTTCCTGCCGCTTCTGTATCCTGCAGGAACCTGGGAAAGTCTGGTCTTCGAGTATCCTGTCTTGGCCTAGGTGAGTTCGAAAGAAGAGGAATGAAGGGAGGGGGCCTTCGTGGCTTGCCTCCCACCTGACTTCTCTCTTGCAGGCACCTGGGTCACATTCGGTTCTCAAATCTCGGATGAGGTATCAGTGATGGGACCTGAAAGCAGGGCCAGGGGCTGTGAGGGAGCCAGAAAAGAGGGATGTGGACGTGGAGAGCGGTTTGGACAACAAACAGGGAGAATGGCGGACCTGAGGCTGGGGACGGGGGGAGAATGTGGAGGCCAGGGCTGAGCTGCCATGGGCGGGAGTGCAGTGAGGGGGGTCCCTGAGGGCCAGTGGTTGgtcttcatctctttctctcacctcccTAGACAGCAGAGGACGTGCTGACAGTAGCCTATGAGCATGGTGTAAACCTGTTTGACACGGCTGAAGTGTATGCAGCGGGAAAGTAAGGACTGGGGTGAAAAAGCCAAGTTACCCTTGAAAGGCTAAGAGAACCTCGGGGCTTCTTGTTTTCCCTCTGGGGGACCTTGGGAATTCTGTTAACACGAACTTCCGACCTTTCAGCCAAGGGGCCCCCAAAGCACTATGGGAATTGTAGTCCCAACAAGTTCATCTTCAGCTTAGGGGGCGAAGGGCGTCCTGtgcaataaaactgaaataaaaccaACACCTATATCCGGGGCATCCATTATGTGCAACGATGTGAGGATTACAAAGCTGAATTTTCAAACATGCCAGGCCACGTGTCACATACCCATGGCTTCACGCTGGGAGTAGCTAAACCCTAGATGAGCTCcctcaccaaccccccccccatccccctggCCTCTTCTCCATCTGGCAAACTCTTCAGCTTATCTTCAAGACTTGGCCCAAACGTCAGCTCCTCCGAGAAGCCATTGTCCAGCTCCCCAAACTGGTCACCACTCACCTCAGGTCCCAAAGCCCTTTATACTGCCCTCTGATGCACAATCTGTCAATTACTGGTTTATGTAGCCGTATTTGCTGCCCAACTGGGAGGCTCCTCCTTCCGTGAaatttgtcttcctcttcctcatgtCACCTCCGTAGCTACGCAGAGCCTAGCACAGAGCAGTCACTGCTTGTGGGATGACAACACACCCTCCTAAGGCTCACGGTCGGAATGGTTAAACAAACCCAAGACACAGGGAGATACGCAAGGTTAAATAACAGGAAAACTAAAGTAATAGTCCGCCGAGACCATTTAAGACTTGTCAAGTGTTAGTTAGCTCCTAATGAAGTGCCAAACAATTGGGTCAGTAAAAGTTATGGAAAGTGACAAGAAGGGCTGACCGTAGACTGTGGCAATCAGAGAACACTTTCAATAGAATGAAGCGGAATCCAAGCTGAGCCTTGGACGCTGTGGGGGATTTTGCAGAGGATCGAAGAAGGGAGAGGGCAACGCAGATGATTGGAACCAGACCAGAAGATGCAGcgtctccacccaccccccactttaCTACTCTGTTCTTCTCTCATCATCTTATTCTATCCCTTTGGCGCCTGGAACAGAACTTGGTACACAGTTGGTGTACAACTGAGATTTGGGTGTGAATGAAGGCTAAAGGACTATACCCCTCCTTCTGGGAGCCCCTCTTATTTTGTCCAGGATGGTCTGACAGCCTAATGGGCTCCTGGCTTATGGTCCACTTTACGAGAGAGGAAATCCATTGAAGGGAAAGGtcgggaggaggggaaggaactGACCCACGCTGGCGGGATCAGTGCTTCTGCATTGTCTTTCTTCTAGGGCTGAAAGAACCCTAGGCAACATCCTCAAGAGCAAAGGATGGAGGTGAGACCGTGTTTTGAGGGGTTGCTGGGGAAATGACCATCCAACATCCCTTCTCTTGCTTGTCTCTCTTTCGCTTTTTCCAGGAGATCAAGCTATGTCGTCACCACCAAGATTTTCTGGGGAGGACAGTAAGTGGCCGCCACACTCTATGTGGGGAGATCTACAGAGAATGCGTGCAGGTGCATGGGAGAGGTGTGGGTACAGCTGCCACCCCAGGTCTGCGTCCTGCCCGTGAGGACCCACGCCATCCCAGTTTCTCATGGCACCAGGCCAGCCCCGGTCCCCTATCTTTGTCACACCTCATCTTTGACTTATCTTTTTCTGCAGGGCAGAGACCGAGCGAGGCCTGAGCCGCAAACACATCATTGAGGGTGAGAGTTAGGGGCTGGGAATCTGCCGGGGCTGGGTACAGAAGCCAGAGGAGTTGGGAACGTCTTCTGAGACTCTGAGTTGGAGGCTTTGAGTAGGGGAGTGGGGAGCTAGGTGGCCATGGCAAGGGGGTACTGTCTAAATCCttcggggaaactgaggctgaagtgcttaccttcctctccccaccccttccccaggcctGCAAGGATCCCTGGAGCGCCTCCAGTTGGGATACGTGGACATCGTCTTTGCCAACCGCTCAGACCCCAATAGTCCCATGGAGGGTAAAACCAGCACCCCAGCCCTGACGGTCCCCCAAAGCAGCACTGCCTCAAACTCTCAGCAGGAAGCCAGCCCCTGCTCAGGAGGCCTCCCAATCTGCACAGTGGAGGCTCAGACCCCAGGTCTTagatggggagggaggtgaaGTGCAGTTACCAACCTCTCTGATTACACAGAGATGCCTGGGGTCTCGGTGGGGTAGGCAGAGGGCTACAGATATGGAGTCCTGGATGCCAGGGGTCTGACAGCGAGATGCCCTCTCTCCCGTGTGCCTAGAGATCGTGCGGGCCATGACCTATGTCATTGACCAGGGCCTTGCCCTGTACTGGGGGACATCCCGATGGGGAGCTGCAGAAATCATGGTGAGCATGCCGCCCCGCttacctcctcccccccccccccccgtcccacGACTGGTTCCCACCTTTCACGCGGCTGCTCCAAACCCCACTCCaccgggggagggggagtggaaaGCCAGGGAAAAGAGTGCTCTGATCTCcgtctcttccccaccccaacccaggaGGCCTACTCCATGGCCAGACAGTTCAATCTGATCCCTCCAGTGTGTGAGCAAGCGGAGCACCGTCTGtttcagagagagaaggtgcaggTGCAACTGCCAGAGCTCTACCACAAGATCGGTTCGCAGCCCCCCATCCCTGCCTGTCCCTTGGCCTAACCGTCACCTAGATCCCTTTCCCCACATCCAGTCCTCTTCCTCCTAGGTGTTGGCTCAGTCACCTTGTCCCCTTTGGCCTGTGGCCTCATCACGAGCAAGTATGATGGGCGAGTCCCAGATACCTGCAGGGCCATCAAGGTGAGATCTGGGGGCTCGGGACGGCAGGACTGGGCTATCTGGGCCGCTCTGGGTGGTGGGGGAGTGGCCTTTTGCCCATTGTCCCTGGCCCCCAGGGCTACCAGTGGCTCAAGGACAAAGCGCAGAGTGAGGACGGCAAGAAGCAACAAGCCAAAGTCATGGACCTTCTTCCCATCGCCCACCAGCTGGGCTGCACTGTGGCACAGCTTGCTATCGGTGAGACACTGCCAGCCCTGGACCCCGCAGGGCCTCACCTCCTGCCGGGAAACCCCCAAACCCCAGACTGGTCTGTCCCTAAGGAGGACTCTCTTCCCCAGAGACACTTCTGAGGTGTGTACGCCCGCTGTTCTCCATCAGTTCTCTTTCTTGTCTCCTCTGGCCCCAGCGTGGTGTCTCCGCAGCGAGGGTGTCAGCTCGGTCTTGCTGGGGGTGTCAAGTGCAGAGCAGCTGATAGAACACCTGGGAGCCGTACAGGTGAGCCGGGGACTCAGAGGCAGAGcccatctctgtccccttccccaacAGTCAGGGCCTCGCTGTCCAACCCGTTATGGGCCTGGGAGCTCAACCACTACAGAGGCCCCACTTTGCAGAGGAGAGGCCCCGGAGGGACACAGGGCGAGGCAGGGGCGCGGCTGAGACTCTCTTCTCGCCACCTGGCCCCGCTGTGCTGCTCCTCTGGCCCTCGAACCGAACCGTACGCCCTTCAGCGCCCTCTCCACCACTGCCTCCCTACAGGTGCTGAGCCAGCTGACGCCGCAGACGGTGACGGAGATAGACGGGCTTCTGGGGAACAAACCGCATTCCAAGAAATAGTCCGTCGAGGGGCGCAGGCACCCACAGCggggcccccgcccccgccgacGAGCGCCTCCCAGCagccgcccccctcccgccccgatCCCTCCACGCCGCGGCCGGCCGGAACCGGGAGGCCCCGCCCACTAACGAGTCCCGGCTTCGAGTAGCGCTGCGCATGAACAAAGCCATATCCTTCCGCGGCGGGGCTCGCCAGGGCAAGTAGTGCGCCGCCGCCCGCTGCGTCCTTCTAGGCCTTCCTGCTGACCCCGGGCATGAGTTACCGAGCCATCCCCTCTCTGCCACTTGGTCTcgctcccttctctcttctcctagtCGCCGCCGaggcccgggggagggggagacacaaaaacaGGGCAGATCCCGGAGACATGCAAATTACCTCAAAAGTGGCCCTTCATATGTCATCAAGGGGTAATAACCTAATAAGAAGTGAGTTGTGATGTCATCTGGGACAAAGGAAATGGGGCTGTGACCGTATCTGGTACAAAGGCAGCCAGGCTGGTCCTGGCGGGAAGGAAATGATCATCTTTGAGGACGCTGCCTCCCAGCagaagattgggggggggggggggaggctcaaAATTAGCAGTAGTGTCAGTACTTTGCTCTTGCGAGAGGGGGTCTGGTGGGAAATACTGTGACATAACACTGACGCAGATCAAATGAAATTCGATGGCAGATGTATACATATAGCATGTGCTGTCGAaagtggttggggggggggggcctctccGAAAAGTTGGGCTGTGctttgcggggggagggggacataGCGACAGCCTTTAGGTCACGGCAAAGACGTGGGGCTGACCTAAAAATGTCCGGGGGTAGACTTTTGAGCCTTGAGCAGGATTTCCTACCCAGCAGTGGAGGCCTGCAGTCCTCCTTCTGGCAATAATCTTAAAGCAATAATGATGGCCCCTCATCTGTAAGACTTCCCAGGGAACTTGTAAATAAAATCTCAGCTCGATCCCCGCTCACGGTGTCTGAAATTGCAAGGGGTCTCAGTCTCAGATATCAGGCCTTCACCTAGCTCCCTGCCTTTAGAAACTCCAATATTAGCTTTCTCTCCACTGACCGAGACGTCATGTTGCTAGTCACTTCCAGTCACTGCCCTCACCGGGGACCCAGGCCCCGACACCCCAGGCCCccgtttccttccttccttcggtCTCTGCATGCCTCAGAACCCAGCCTTCTGGCTTCACCGTTGTGTCGCCGCTCCCTCTGACACCCATGCCTTTGTGTTTCAAGCTAACATTAGCCACACCTCTTCTATATCTCATTTCCCGTTTCCTGATACACACACGTGTGCCAAGGAACTACCTGGGCGGTTTTCTTGTGGCTGAACGGCAGGGGCTCCTCTGAGGTTGAAGCTGTGGGATTTGGTGAAGAAACCGTGCAGTGGAAACCGGTCTATGGTTGACATGATGccgagaaagggagggaaggaggcatcataaaggaaaagagaaaaccagTGAAAGATCAGGCACGAGGGTGGCAGAAAAGCAAAGACTCAGATGGGATTATGTCAGACACTACCCCTtaatcttcccctccccccaggactcTGATTTCCCTGGGACACAAAGTGGGCGGAAAGTTCCACAGATCACAAGACAGGGGAGGAGGATGAGCTTTGCCTGCCTTAAAATACAACCTCACCATCTCCTCTCTACCCATCCTCGCCCTTTCCCGATCCTGAAGCGAAGGGAGCGGAGTAAAACCCATTTCCAAAAAGAGAAGAGTCAGCAGCCTCCCCTTTGCTGGCTAGCAACCAACCGGATCCACTAATGAATACTTACATCCACGCCTAACATCTCCCACTCATTTTGGAAGGCTGGCGGAAACAAGGAGGTAAACCGTATGACTAAACCGTGATGATTATTTATTCTGTAACAAACATGCAAGGATTTCTAAATTCAAAATAGTATTCTCTTTAAATGGTTACCTCGGAGGATTATCCATTTACTTTAATAACGTCTCCCCCAACCCTtggtcaaaacattaaaaaaaaaaacaacaaacctgtTAGGAATTCCCTCCAGAGGCTGTCTGTAAAGCGGTCATAAGAAATCCTCCTTTGTAGTCACACCTCATTTACTATATTCATCACGTACCTTGTTCACtaatttaacaagtatttatttatcgAGTCCCACCGTGGTATGGCACAGGGATACAGCGGTAAACAAAATCAGACCCAGAACAGCCTGCATGGAGTTTACAGATGGGAGAGGCAAACCAGGCACCCCCCTCCAAAAACACAAATGTCTGTTGGTCAAAGTCCAGAGGCAAGCATGTGGTGTTACCTGAGGCTACAGTGGTATTTGACGAGGTGAGGGGGCTTACGGGGCGCTGGAGGAGGAGTGCGGGTTACTCACATGAAAGTAAGAGGGTTAGGGGAATAGGAGCTTTCTGACAGAAAGAAACATGCATGCCAAAGGTCAAAACTAGAGAGAATGGAAGCCAACTGAGAGACGTGGGTGGGTTCAGGGCATACAGGACCTTATAGGGCACTTTGGAATATTCTTTTCCTCCAAAGGGCAATAGGAAACCCTATCAGTTATCCATTGACACACAAAATTCACCCCCAAAATTAGCTTGGctgttttctctgctgttttcaCCTGGGCTCACTCACGTGGCTGGATCCAGCTGGCAGGTCCGCTGAGTGGGGAAATCAGATGGCTATTGGCTGGAACTCCTCGGTTCTCCACGCGGCCTCATCTGCTGGTAAATTCCCTTACATAACAGACTCAGGGCAGCGCGAGGGGATGAAGGCAGAGGCTCAAGGCCTCTGAAGGACCACGACATCACTTCTGCCATGTTCTGTCGGTCAAAGTGAGTCACAAGGTGAGCCCAGATCCAAGGGCTAGGGGAACAGACTCCCGTTCCTGCCGGGAGAAGCAGCAGAGTCACGTGACATAGGAACGTGAGGCCACTAAGTTATCACGACATTAACAGGTTTTGAGAAGGAATGGAAGTGGTGCGTGGTTAGGACCTGGTTGGGCTTGAGATCTGGGAAGGTCACTGTAAGCCATGTAGGGAGAAGCCTGGAGAAGGCCAGAATGGCTGTGGACAGACTGGCCAAGAGGCTCCTCCCAGGGTCTGGGCAAGAGACGAGGGCAGCTGGGACTGCTGCGGTGTTCTATCGGTGGGGAAAAAGTAGGTGGGTCAGGGAGACATTTAGGAGGCAAGACTAACAGGGCTATAGGGCTTGCTGAGAAGTTGCCCAAGGAAGGTGAAAGGAAGTGGGTGGGGTCAAGGAAGACACCTGGGTTTCTGGAGCTGGGCAAAGAAAGAGGTGGGAAACACTGGAAGAGGTGATTTGGACAAGGAAAGCACCACTTTGGGTTTTTGAAGacaaatgagaaaggaaggcCTGGGAGCTTAGAGTCTGAGGCTTTGGCTATCAAACACTTCGGAATCATTTATATAATCACATCTGCCCGAAATGGTTAACACGTAATCACCaactgaaaataagaaaggatgTGAGGAGGCCTCTGAGCCACAGTCCAAGGAGAAGTTCCGAAAAAAGTTTTGAATTATGACAGCATCGTTGGCGTAAGTAGATAGCTTCCCCCAAGTGACCACGAAGACACTACAACTCAGAAGTTCTCAAATATTTGCTTACAAGTAATAATATACCTCCTCGCAAAAAGAGTATCCTTTAGAGCTTTAACagtctacttaaaaaacaaaaccagcttggggcgcctgggggggctcagtcggttgagcgtcccacttgggctcaggtcatgatctcactgctcgtgggtgggagccccgtgttgggctctgtgcggacagctcggagcccggagcctgcttcggattctgtgtctccctctctctctgcccttcccctgctcatgccctgtctctctctctctcaaatataaaacattaaaaaaattaaaaaaaaaaaaagcagctctaCATTGCCTGTCAAAACTAGCAAATGTCATAGGCGTatagcagcccccccccccgccccaacaccTGTATTGACCAAAAGAGATGGGTGTTGAAGATGTTGGGTATTGAGAAGCCAACACAACATAGGCTGGGGGCACGGGATAAAAACAGCTAACACATGGTGTTTCCTGTGGGCCAGGCCGGGTTCTAAGCACCTTACATATACAAACTCATCACTATTATTATCCACATCTTACAGACGAGGAGAGCAATCAGCCCAGAGacgttaagtaacttgctcaaagtgtCACAACTCCTAAGTGCTGCAAGGTAGGATCTGAACTCAAGCCAGCTGGCCGTAGCGTCTGTGCTATTACCTTCCAAGCAAAACCTGAACGGTAGGGCCAGGAGAGGAGGCCCAGGAGGCAGCTGGGGTGGGTGTGGTCCCAGGAGGGAATGTGGGCTGTGTTCTGTCTTGTTTACCTGTGGGGGGAAGTCAGACCCCTGAGTCAGAACTCATGCTGGGCTGCTTTGCTGAAACCATCACGGTGTGTGGGTGTCCAGGCCTGGCTCCTCAGGAAGGAAAGGATTCCCAGCATTCCTAGGAGGAAGGCCATCCATGGTCCCGGCATCTAGGTGCCTCCTTAAGTTGAGATGTCAGCTGAGAGGTGAGCAGTTTGAAGAGAATGAGTTTGGGAGGCCAGCCTTACAAGAACACAGGCAGGACGTGCCTAATAAAGTGAGTTGAGGGCGCCATCCGTGCAGATTGCCCAGGAGCCCCCTAAAGACTGGGCAGAATGGGCAGTGTCATGGACTTAGGCAGGAAGTCCGGGTGGGGTTGTGAACGAGCCTGAGCAACTGAACCAACAGGCCCAGCGGGCAGCAGAGACCTGGGCAGCGCCCTGGGCCAGCGGCTGAGGGCCAGCGCCGCAAGGGGCCTAGAGATCTGCACACAGAATTGAGGGGGCGCTGGCTCAGTGTTGGGGGACGAAGGAAGGCGCGGGGAGAGCGGGGTGGTGTGCCTCCCGCCGGCCCAGTCCCCCGCGCCACCCGGGGCGTCACCTACCTACCCCGCTCGGCCGTCACCTGCATTCCCGGCTTCGCGCCTCCACCGCCCCCACGCGTGCCGCAGCGGGGAGCGACCCAACCACCGGGGTGACGCCTCGAGGGGCGGGGTGTCGCTATTAAAACCGGCGAGAGGCCGCGGCGCCCGCCCCAGGAGTCGACCCAGGCCACTAGGAGGGCCTGTTCGTCCAGCCCACGGAGCCGGCCGAGCCTGCGAAGCCCTCGAGTCCGCGGCGGACACCATGCAGCTCCTGGCGAGGGTGCCGTCCCTTCCGGAGCGGGGCGAGCTGGACTGCAGCATCTGCTACCGGCCCTTCAACCTCGCGGGCCGCGCGCCCCGCCGCCTGCCCGGCACGGCGCGCGCCCGCTGCGGCCACACGCTCTGCACCGCGTGCCTGCGCGAGCTGGCGGCGCGCGGCGACGGCGGCGTGGTGCGCCTGCGCCGCGTCGTCACGTGCCCCTTCTGCCGCGCGCCCACGCCGCTGCCGCGCGGCGGGGCCGCGGAAGTCGCGGTGGACCCGGACTTGTGGTCGCGGCTGGTGGAAAAGGCACGGGCCGAGCGCAAGCCGGACGAGGCGGGCGGGCCGGTGCGGGGAGGCGGCGACGCCGACGACGAGGAGGAGAGCGAGGAGGGGACGGGACCCGGGAGCGCGGGCTGGCGCGCGCTCCGGCGGCTGTGGCATCGGGTGCTGGCGCCCGCGCGCCGCTGGCGGCGTCCGCTGCCTAGCAACGGTGAGGGGCcgcctgagtgtgtgtgtggggggggggggttggctgCGGGGAGGGGGGTTGCGCCCGGGTTCGTAGGGCCTCGGCCGCGTCCCCCTGCCGCCACTGACCCTCCGTCTGTCCCCCCTAGTGCTGTACTGCCCGGAGATTAAGGACCTGGCCCGCATGACCCGCTGCACGCTGTAGCGGCGGAGCCTGGAAGCTGCGGCAGAAGAAAGGTGGGAGCTGCATTCTCGGGACACGCTCTA is drawn from Panthera uncia isolate 11264 chromosome E1, Puncia_PCG_1.0, whole genome shotgun sequence and contains these coding sequences:
- the RNF227 gene encoding RING finger protein 227, with protein sequence MQLLARVPSLPERGELDCSICYRPFNLAGRAPRRLPGTARARCGHTLCTACLRELAARGDGGVVRLRRVVTCPFCRAPTPLPRGGAAEVAVDPDLWSRLVEKARAERKPDEAGGPVRGGGDADDEEESEEGTGPGSAGWRALRRLWHRVLAPARRWRRPLPSNVLYCPEIKDLARMTRCTL
- the KCNAB3 gene encoding voltage-gated potassium channel subunit beta-3, producing MQVSIACTEQNLRSRSSEDRLCGPRPGPGGGNGGPVGGGHGNPPGGGGSVPKARAALVPRPPAPAGALRESTGRGTGMKYRNLGKSGLRVSCLGLGTWVTFGSQISDETAEDVLTVAYEHGVNLFDTAEVYAAGKAERTLGNILKSKGWRRSSYVVTTKIFWGGQAETERGLSRKHIIEGLQGSLERLQLGYVDIVFANRSDPNSPMEEIVRAMTYVIDQGLALYWGTSRWGAAEIMEAYSMARQFNLIPPVCEQAEHRLFQREKVQVQLPELYHKIGVGSVTLSPLACGLITSKYDGRVPDTCRAIKGYQWLKDKAQSEDGKKQQAKVMDLLPIAHQLGCTVAQLAIAWCLRSEGVSSVLLGVSSAEQLIEHLGAVQVLSQLTPQTVTEIDGLLGNKPHSKK